A genomic segment from Falsibacillus albus encodes:
- a CDS encoding thermonuclease family protein: MGCAPEASQENDAPIKKEATSETTKKDDTASQTATNGSSNKKADTSGSVSSQKTASNQVPVTLVQTVDGDTIKVNYKGKVETVRYLLVDTPEEKKPGTCVQLYAMDAYNRNKQLVNSGKLTLEFEASSDRDKYGRLLAYVFVDGKSVQDTLVKEGYARVAYIYDPPYKYLAQYQSDEAKAKAQKLHIWSKSGFATDRGFNGCAASTTKAKASTPSKTTAPKTSTTTSHPATTQPSAPASSGGTEIFANCTELRKKYPHGVPEGHPVYQAKMDRDKDGYACER; encoded by the coding sequence ATGGGGTGTGCACCTGAGGCAAGTCAGGAAAATGATGCACCCATAAAGAAAGAGGCAACCAGCGAGACTACTAAGAAAGACGACACAGCGTCACAAACGGCAACAAACGGTTCAAGCAATAAAAAAGCCGATACGAGCGGTTCCGTTTCGAGCCAGAAGACCGCTTCAAACCAAGTGCCTGTCACACTTGTCCAAACGGTTGACGGCGATACGATCAAAGTCAATTACAAAGGCAAAGTCGAAACGGTGCGGTATTTGCTGGTGGATACACCTGAGGAGAAAAAGCCGGGAACCTGCGTTCAATTGTATGCCATGGATGCCTACAACCGGAATAAACAATTGGTGAACAGCGGGAAGCTGACCCTCGAATTTGAGGCAAGCAGCGACCGGGACAAATATGGCCGCCTTTTGGCTTATGTCTTTGTCGATGGGAAATCGGTCCAGGACACATTGGTAAAAGAGGGCTATGCACGGGTGGCATACATCTACGATCCACCGTATAAGTATTTAGCTCAATATCAAAGTGATGAAGCCAAAGCAAAAGCCCAGAAATTACACATCTGGTCAAAATCGGGATTTGCAACGGACCGCGGATTCAATGGATGCGCAGCTTCGACAACGAAAGCCAAAGCGAGCACACCATCCAAGACGACGGCTCCGAAAACCAGCACGACGACGAGTCATCCAGCCACTACACAGCCAAGTGCACCAGCCAGCAGCGGCGGAACAGAAATCTTTGCAAACTGTACGGAATTAAGAAAGAAATATCCGCACGGTGTTCCAGAAGGCCATCCAGTCTATCAGGCAAAGATGGACCGCGATAAAGACGGTTATGCATGCGAACGGTAA
- a CDS encoding vanadium-dependent haloperoxidase, which produces MTNNKYCLLGPFPPPIRRIKAFKIRKAAAEYYKRLPLLPHPCNGDSYRYPNKIANFSKGFPHNILDEVDLPAYYAYIHALETGCPEDFENIPLGGERKLVNPQAAYAYELAGPDSHQLTTTPPPTFRSAQTASEMVELYWQALTRDVPFNDYSTNPLTIAAAKELSTLYGYQGPTIDGVVTPEILFRENLPGALIGPYISQFLWKDIPYGATTIIQRYHTTIPNKDYLTDYPEWLAVQNGALPDESNMLDPIPRYIRDERGLAWYVHQDSTVQDAVTTCSILLSFGDEALDPANPYLHSKTQVGFATFGAPHILDFAARAGRPALEAAWFQKWLVHRRLRPEEFGGRIQNKLKGFANYPINPEVLDSEALALSFEKFGSYLLPQAYAEGCPAHPSYPAGHAAFIGAIVTMLKAYFKESYIIPNPVIASSDGLTLEPYEGPPLTIEGELNKLAYNIALGRDAAGVHYRSSGINGLQLGEAVAIGILRDYGKTYNENFYGFTLTKFNGETITII; this is translated from the coding sequence ATGACCAATAACAAGTATTGTTTACTTGGTCCATTTCCTCCGCCGATAAGGCGCATCAAGGCTTTTAAAATCAGGAAAGCGGCTGCTGAATATTATAAGCGGCTTCCACTGCTGCCACATCCTTGCAACGGTGACAGCTACCGTTATCCCAATAAAATCGCGAATTTTTCCAAAGGCTTCCCCCATAATATTCTGGATGAGGTCGATCTTCCTGCTTATTACGCATATATTCATGCTTTAGAGACCGGCTGTCCGGAAGACTTCGAAAATATCCCACTTGGCGGCGAAAGGAAGCTTGTTAATCCACAAGCCGCATATGCATACGAACTCGCTGGCCCTGACAGCCATCAATTGACCACGACACCCCCGCCTACCTTCAGAAGCGCCCAAACAGCAAGTGAAATGGTTGAGCTGTATTGGCAGGCGCTGACACGCGATGTACCATTCAATGACTACAGTACTAATCCCCTGACGATTGCCGCGGCAAAAGAGCTTTCAACCCTTTATGGTTACCAAGGACCAACTATCGATGGAGTAGTCACACCAGAAATTTTATTTCGTGAAAATCTCCCTGGGGCCTTGATCGGTCCATATATCTCGCAATTCCTTTGGAAGGACATCCCTTACGGAGCAACGACGATCATTCAGCGATATCATACGACGATTCCAAATAAAGATTATTTGACCGATTATCCTGAGTGGCTGGCGGTTCAAAATGGGGCGCTTCCTGATGAATCCAATATGTTGGATCCCATTCCCCGCTACATCAGGGATGAACGGGGGTTGGCATGGTACGTTCATCAGGATTCCACCGTGCAGGATGCAGTGACGACTTGTTCCATTTTACTTAGCTTTGGCGATGAGGCGCTGGATCCTGCCAATCCTTATCTTCATTCCAAAACACAAGTGGGATTCGCTACGTTCGGGGCTCCGCACATATTGGATTTCGCAGCCAGAGCAGGACGCCCAGCCTTGGAAGCTGCCTGGTTTCAAAAGTGGCTTGTCCATCGAAGGCTTCGTCCGGAAGAGTTTGGCGGCCGCATTCAAAACAAGCTGAAAGGCTTTGCAAACTACCCGATCAATCCGGAAGTGTTGGATTCAGAAGCGCTGGCGCTGTCTTTTGAAAAATTCGGATCATACCTGCTGCCTCAAGCATATGCTGAAGGCTGTCCTGCCCACCCATCGTATCCAGCTGGTCATGCTGCATTCATCGGTGCCATCGTCACCATGTTGAAAGCCTACTTCAAAGAATCTTATATAATTCCAAATCCTGTGATTGCAAGCAGTGATGGATTGACATTGGAGCCATACGAAGGGCCGCCTTTGACCATTGAAGGAGAACTGAACAAGCTTGCATATAACATCGCGCTTGGACGGGATGCTGCAGGCGTTCATTACCGAAGCAGCGGCATCAATGGCCTGCAGCTCGGCGAAGCCGTAGCCATCGGCATCCTCCGCGATTATGGAAAAACTTATAATGAAAATTTTTATGGCTTTACCCTCACAAAATTCAATGGGGAAACGATTACTATTATATAG
- a CDS encoding alpha/beta fold hydrolase: protein MPFCKVDNANIYYEDYGSGTPIVMIHGFTPDHRLMKGCMEPVFQEFDGYRRLYIDLPGMGRTKDYEQIRNTDGMLKAVIQFINAMLPNQPFLIAGESYGGYLTRGVIAKMPDRILGAAFICPMVIPNHIDRTLPKQAHLHVDPEFVATLTKEEAEEFGSMHVVMDEYNWKRFNEEIIAGMKLADGEFLEKLSRNYGFSFDIDQAEFPEPSLFLVGRQDHITGYHDVYELLEKYPRATFSTLDLAGHNLQIEQPDLFNAHIEDWLQRVKLHQSVQKVEK, encoded by the coding sequence ATGCCATTTTGCAAAGTAGATAACGCCAATATATATTATGAGGATTATGGAAGCGGGACGCCGATTGTGATGATTCATGGATTCACACCGGATCACCGGCTGATGAAGGGATGCATGGAGCCGGTTTTCCAGGAGTTTGATGGCTATAGGCGGCTTTACATCGACCTTCCAGGGATGGGGAGAACAAAGGATTATGAACAAATCCGAAACACAGATGGAATGTTGAAGGCAGTCATCCAGTTCATAAATGCGATGCTGCCAAACCAGCCATTTTTGATTGCGGGGGAGTCCTATGGCGGCTATTTGACAAGAGGGGTAATTGCCAAAATGCCCGATCGTATCTTGGGAGCAGCCTTCATCTGCCCGATGGTCATTCCGAATCATATTGATCGTACGCTTCCGAAACAAGCCCATCTCCATGTTGATCCTGAATTTGTGGCCACTTTGACGAAGGAAGAAGCAGAGGAATTTGGTTCTATGCACGTGGTGATGGACGAATATAACTGGAAGCGATTTAACGAGGAAATTATCGCAGGAATGAAATTGGCAGACGGCGAATTCTTGGAGAAACTATCACGAAATTATGGGTTTAGCTTTGATATCGATCAAGCGGAATTCCCTGAACCGAGTCTTTTCCTTGTGGGAAGACAGGATCACATTACAGGCTATCATGATGTGTATGAACTTTTGGAAAAATACCCAAGAGCCACATTTTCAACGCTTGACCTCGCTGGGCATAATTTGCAAATTGAGCAGCCAGATTTATTCAATGCCCATATTGAGGATTGGCTCCAGCGGGTGAAGCTGCATCAATCTGTCCAGAAGGTTGAAAAATAA
- a CDS encoding GyrI-like domain-containing protein — translation MEPRIKIIQEKKLIGMHKEMTLSEDTTFELWRTFMQNRRHIENRVDDQLYNLKIFPKGIDFMNFSPHDSFQKWAAVEVRDFDQEKEEFEPFTLSTGQYAVFIHKGRADTFPQTLQYIFGEWLPASSFQLDDRPHFERFTKEHDRSDPEVEEEVWIPIK, via the coding sequence ATGGAACCACGAATCAAAATCATCCAAGAAAAAAAGCTGATTGGCATGCATAAGGAGATGACATTAAGCGAGGATACGACATTCGAACTATGGCGAACCTTCATGCAAAACCGACGCCATATTGAAAATCGAGTGGATGATCAATTATATAATTTGAAAATCTTTCCGAAAGGCATCGACTTTATGAATTTCAGCCCGCACGATTCGTTTCAAAAGTGGGCAGCAGTCGAAGTGAGGGACTTTGATCAAGAAAAGGAAGAATTCGAACCATTTACGCTAAGTACAGGGCAATATGCTGTGTTTATCCATAAAGGTCGGGCAGACACATTCCCGCAAACCCTGCAGTATATTTTCGGGGAATGGCTGCCAGCCTCATCATTCCAATTGGACGACCGTCCTCATTTTGAACGGTTCACAAAGGAACATGATCGCTCAGACCCAGAGGTCGAGGAAGAAGTATGGATTCCCATTAAATGA